A portion of the Bacillus thuringiensis genome contains these proteins:
- a CDS encoding response regulator transcription factor produces MKQVLVIKNERSSAKKIVSGLTQEGYFILKLHNENEGLNIIYEQDWDIIILDWDSLSISGPEICRQIRLVKKTPIIIVTDNISSKDCIAGLQAGADDYIRKPFVKEELVARVQAILRRSGCIQQNETNFFQFKDLFVDASSNIVKKGGENLSLTKREYDLLVFLIKNKNTILSREMLLNQVWGYNVVVNPNVVDLYIGYVRKKLKCEKKERYIQTIHGRGYSMID; encoded by the coding sequence GTGAAGCAGGTGTTGGTGATTAAAAATGAACGGTCTTCAGCAAAGAAAATCGTAAGCGGTCTAACGCAAGAAGGCTATTTCATTTTAAAACTTCACAATGAAAACGAAGGTTTAAATATAATATATGAACAAGACTGGGATATTATCATATTAGATTGGGATTCATTAAGTATATCGGGACCAGAAATTTGCAGACAAATACGGCTTGTTAAAAAGACACCAATCATTATTGTGACCGATAATATTTCTAGCAAGGATTGCATAGCAGGATTACAAGCAGGAGCAGATGATTATATAAGAAAACCATTTGTGAAAGAAGAATTAGTAGCAAGAGTTCAAGCGATTTTAAGGAGAAGTGGCTGTATTCAGCAAAATGAGACAAACTTTTTTCAGTTTAAAGATCTCTTTGTTGATGCATCTAGCAATATTGTGAAAAAAGGTGGCGAAAACCTCTCGCTTACTAAGCGCGAGTACGATTTACTTGTATTTTTAATCAAGAATAAAAATACAATATTGAGCCGTGAAATGCTTTTGAATCAGGTTTGGGGATATAACGTAGTAGTAAATCCAAATGTAGTAGATTTATATATTGGGTATGTAAGAAAAAAGTTAAAGTGCGAGAAAAAAGAAAGATATATTCAAACGATACATGGCAGAGGCTATTCGATGATTGACTGA
- a CDS encoding TetR/AcrR family transcriptional regulator, with amino-acid sequence MEALSALLHEHKLQDITVTAICKKAGVARVTFYKYYRNVYDVVQVSVDEIVQQFLKEVDSLDPYESMQLIIEYIIEGFVSAQKPSGKLIDANISSMMLDYLNYTMEKVFQADITRNHDISRMQILFLAGGIYNIVNDWIKRGAKESPQALAAKIYEILPYGTTDTRNLANS; translated from the coding sequence ATGGAGGCATTGAGCGCACTGTTGCATGAACATAAACTGCAAGATATAACCGTAACAGCTATTTGCAAAAAGGCTGGAGTTGCCAGAGTCACATTCTACAAATACTACCGCAACGTTTACGACGTCGTACAAGTATCAGTGGATGAAATTGTTCAACAATTTTTGAAAGAGGTTGATAGTTTGGATCCTTATGAAAGTATGCAGCTAATTATTGAATATATTATAGAGGGCTTTGTGTCTGCACAGAAGCCGTCAGGAAAGTTAATTGATGCAAATATATCTAGTATGATGCTTGATTATTTGAATTACACAATGGAAAAGGTCTTTCAAGCGGATATTACGCGCAATCATGACATAAGCAGAATGCAAATCCTGTTTTTAGCAGGCGGTATCTATAATATTGTTAACGATTGGATTAAAAGAGGGGCAAAGGAATCTCCCCAGGCACTTGCTGCAAAAATATACGAGATCCTTCCATATGGGACAACAGACACAAGGAATTTGGCAAATTCATGA